Part of the Desulforegula conservatrix Mb1Pa genome is shown below.
CTGCTCGCCTTCCATTCAGATATCTCTTTTCCCCAGTATTCAGCCAGATTCTTTTTATCTTCACATTTCGACATGACAAATCCTTTTCAAATTCTTGAAAACAATCTGGCATACTTCTTTTATCTTGAATAGATGGGGTTGGCTGGATGCTTACGGCGTATATTCATTTGCCGTCACCACGAAACTTTTCAATTTGGCAGGCCCTAAAACAGTGTAACTTTGGGAGTCCATAAAATGGTCAAAAGCCTTATGGACTTAAAAATACGCAATCGTCTGTGGGACTTTTGTGTCGTTTGTTTAAATATAGATCTGTAAATAGGCCTGAAATTGAAGACTTACTTCGGGAAACACTTTTAAAAGTAGCTCAATCTGAATTGGGTTGGGATATATCCAATACGGCAAATAGCCAGCCAAATAGACCAATTATAGATATATTTTCTTCTGAAATCACGAATTTTTCAAAACTTAGGTTAGCAAAAGCTTTTCTTAGATGGGCGCGCAATAATGAAGCTTCAAACTTATTAGAAAATGAAATAGCTCAATGGAAAGCATTGATTGAAAAAATTAATAAGGCATTAAAATAATAATAAATGTAAAAAAACATTTTGCGTTAACTTTCCTTCTTTATTTTAAGGAACAAAGAAAATTATGGATCTATTTGATTTAGATAAAGAACAAATGATCATAAAATCTGGTGTAAGATATGTTTTTACACCTTACCAACCAATAATGGATAAAAAATTATTTTTTGGGCGCAGTAAAGAAGTTGCTAATATAATTAGGCAACTTAATACGCCTGGGCAACACTCAGTATTATTTGGCGATCGTGGTGTTGGTAAAAGCTCTTTAGCCAATGTTTCAGCTGATATGTTAAAAGGATTGGCTGGAGGGAAAGTAATAAAAAAACGTTGTGATAGCCAAGATAATTTCGTGTCTATTGTAGAATCTCTGCTTAATGAAGTTGGGATTAATATTCAAATTACTTCTTCTCAACATCAAAAGGCGGAAGGCGGAAAAGCAGGGTTAAATATCCCTGTTGTAAGTGCTGGAATAGATACTAAAACTACTAATACAACCAGCTCTAAAGGATTTGAAGAGAGAGCATCCTCTCCAAGTTGGGTTGCTCAACAAGTTAAATCATTAGATGCTCTATTCCTATTAGATGAAATAGATGTAGTTGTTAAGGACGTAAAGTGGAAAGTAGCTGAGTTAGTTAAACAGCTTAGCGACGAGGGATCAGGGCTAAAATTTTTGATAGTTGGAATAGCCGAAACAGCTAGTGAATTAACACATGGTCATGAATCAGTTCAAAGATGGGGTTAATTAACCAAAAGAACGGTTTGTCCTGCGACCCCTCCTAAGCCCTTGCTACATGAGGCCTTCCGAGGAAAGATCGATTTCAAAACTTACAACAAGACTCTTTATAACTTCTTGAATATTAAGCACATCCCCTCGATTATAAAATTCATACTTGCCGTTGAAGTTTATATGCTGCCAGCCGACTGGCAAAAAACTCAGGATTTCTTTGGCCAATATTTGATCAAGCCGCTGATAATATGGGTAAAGCTCTGACAGTAGTGTTTAACTGTCCACTAATTTATAAGTTAGTGGACAGGGTAATTCATATGAAATAAACTGTCTATAAAATCGTTTTTCACGTACTTAATAGACACCCCGTCCATTAATCGATTTAGGAGACAGTTTTAGCGATGCGACTCTTTGGTTATGCCCGTGTATCCACCAGCCAACAATCCCTTGATGGCCAAGTCAAGACACTAAAGGA
Proteins encoded:
- a CDS encoding ATP-binding protein: MDLFDLDKEQMIIKSGVRYVFTPYQPIMDKKLFFGRSKEVANIIRQLNTPGQHSVLFGDRGVGKSSLANVSADMLKGLAGGKVIKKRCDSQDNFVSIVESLLNEVGINIQITSSQHQKAEGGKAGLNIPVVSAGIDTKTTNTTSSKGFEERASSPSWVAQQVKSLDALFLLDEIDVVVKDVKWKVAELVKQLSDEGSGLKFLIVGIAETASELTHGHESVQRWG